Proteins encoded by one window of Arachis ipaensis cultivar K30076 chromosome B04, Araip1.1, whole genome shotgun sequence:
- the LOC107635881 gene encoding uncharacterized protein LOC107635881, whose amino-acid sequence MDVNVTDVANILANEHPFEEPSFMRVLDLETMHVPEFPKYMNAEIRGTDLKLRGIGPTDLWEGEVDGCEIGATDLCKVEAKGYPLSVFGGFVQFQTKYVMDEASMQEMFSVYMENRNRMSCIELYIEFEQSEANRNIELEDYNSESKDEFESNYEIVGPGKDEEEAGGAMNADVAEVANALANPHPFQEPSFMRSLDLEAMHAPEFLQYMNPAPPIVADGEFTVGMEFSSREAVIKAMKDYTIRRGVDYWVYESELTTFYAKCTEYGNGCDWLIRVTKMQKKYCWEIRRYNGSNTCTRSTISQDHSKLDSKTIAEAIKPLVEVDPSIKVKSVIADIQSKFNYTISYRKAWLAKQQAVESIFGSWEASYEALPIWFEAMCHKEPSAVVHFETMPAYQGDDLVPDIRVLHRVFWSYYPCIRAFRHCKPVVQVDGTHLYGKYKGCLLVAVSQDGNNNIVPIAFAIVEGETSDAWHFFLSNLRQHVVTRDGVGLISDRHDSIRSAIERSNGAWSPPRAFHMFCIRHIESNFLRKFKAPYLQKLIVNIGYSRTTREYQMHYERLKERGEAYTNWLDRIPREQYALAFDGGYRWGHMTTNLVECINSVLKGARNLPVTALVKATFYRLNELFTRKRAEAEARINAGLVFSEKATTKLHANQRAAGNIQVSCFDRENEVFEVREMPSGIEYAVDLRHHRCDCGEFQVDRIPCRHVLACCANQRLDWQVYVNDVYKMDQVRRVYRARFRPLRNPATWPAYHGPRFVENPFLRWVAKGRPKMTRFLNEMDTRMLRRPRQCKQCGAEGHSRSRCRQTGGPSAGPTE is encoded by the exons ATGGATGTAAATGTGACAGACGTGGCAAATATACTCGCAAACGAACAtccgtttgaggagccatctttcATGCGAGTTTTGGATTTGGAAACCATGCATGTCCCGGAGTTCCCGAAATATATGAATGCAG AAATCAGGGGCACCGATTTGAAGCTGCGAGGAATCGGTCCCACCGATTTGTGGGAGGGAGAGGTTGATGGGTGTGAAATCGGTGCCACCGATTTGTGCAAGGTAGAGGCTAAAGG GTATCCTTTATCTGTATTTGGTGGGTTTGTTCAATTTCAGACCAAGTATGTGATGGACGAAGCGAGTATGCAGGAAATGTTTTCAGTGTACATGGAAAATCGCAACCGAATGTCGTGCATCGAGTTATATATTGAGTTTGAGCAATCTGAAGCGAACCGTAACATTGAATtggaagattataatagtgaaagcaaagatgaatttgaaagtaactaTGAGATCGTCGGTCCAGGTAAGGACGAAGAAGAAGCTGGCGGCGCCATGAACGCAGATGTGGCGGAAGTTGCAAATGCACTAGCAAACCCGCATCCGTTTCAGGAGCCTTCTTTCATGCGGTCGTTGGATTTGGAGGCTATGCACGCACCGGAGTTTCTGCAATATATGAATCCAG CCCCTCCTATTGTGGCGGATGGTGAGTTCACAGTGGGGATGGAATTCAGTTCAAGGGAGGCAGTAATCAAGGCAATGAAAGATTACACCATCCGGAGAGGTGTGGACTATTGGGTATATGAGTCGGAACTGACGACATTCTATGCAAAATGTACAGAATATGGGAATGGTTGTGACTGGTTGATCAGGGTAACTAAAATGCAAAAGAAGTACTGTTGGGAGATAAGGAGGTACAATGGAAGTAATACTTGTACCAGGTCTACTATTTCTCAAGACCATTCGAAGCTGGATTCCAAgacaattgcagaagcaataaagccgttGGTAGAGGTTGACCCGTCTATAAAGGTGAAATCAGTAATTGCTGATATCCAGTCAAAGTTTAACTACACCATCAGTTATCGCAAGGCTTGGTTAGCAAAGCAGCAAGCGGTCGAATCAATTTTCGGAAGTTGGGAAGCATCGTATGAAGCTTTGCcgatatggtttgaggccatgtgccACAAAGAGCCATCAGCAGTAGTTCACTTTGAAACAATGCCAGCTTACCAGGGGGATGATTTAGTTCCTGATATACGTGTTCTACATAgagtcttctggagttattaccccTGTATAAGGGCCTTCAGACACTGCAAGCCAGTGGTGCAAGTGGACGGGACTCATTTGTATGGAAAATACAAGGGTTGTTTATTGGTTGCAGTCTCACAAGATGGTAATAACAACATCGTGCCTATTGCATTTGCGatagtggagggagagacttctgatgcatGGCACTTTTTTCTGAGCAACCTGCGTCAACATGTGGTGACACGTGATGGTGTTGGACTTATCTCTGATCGACATGATTCGATTAGGTCAGCTATTGAACGAAGTAATGGGGCGTGGTCTCCTCCTAGAGCTTTCCATATGTTTTGTATTCGGCATATTGAGTCCAACTTCTTGAGGAAGTTCAAGGCACCTTACCTGCAGAAGCTTATCGTCAACATTG GATACTCGAGGACGACCAGGGAGTACCAGATGCACTATGAACGATTAAAGGAACGGGGTGAGGCTTACACCAACTGGCTTGATCGTATCCCTCGTGAGCAGTATGCTTTGGCATTTGATGGTGGTTACCGATGGGGTCATATGACCACCAATCTTGTGGAATGTATCAACTCCGTCTTAAAGGGTGCACGCAATCTCCCAGTCACTGCACTTGTTAAGGCTACATTTTACAGACTGAATGAGTTGTTCACTAGAAAAAGAGCCGAGGCTGAAGCCCGAATCAATGCTGGACTTGTGTTCTCTGAGAAGGCTACAACCAAGCTGCATGCAAATCAACGAGCAGCAGGTAACATACAGGTTAGCTGTTTTGATAGAGAAAATGAAGTCTTCGAAGTACGCGAGATGCCTAGTGGGATTGAGTATGCAGTTGACCTGCGCCACCATCGGTGTGACTGTGGTGAATTCCAGGTTGATCGAATTCCGTGTCGACACGTGCTTGCGTGTTGTGCAAATCAGAGGTTGGATTGGCAAGTGTACGTTAATGACGTTTACAAGATGGACCAAGTTCGCCGAGTATACAGGGCTAGGTTTCGACCACTGAGAAATCCGGCAACGTGGCCTGCTTATCATGGACCTAGATTCGTTGAAAACCCGTTCCTCAGATGGGTAGCCAAAGGCCGGCCAAAGATGACccgcttcttgaatgagatggacactCGTATGTTGCGTCGCCCGAGGCAATGCAAGCAATGTGGTGCGGAGGGCCACAGCCGCAGTAGATGTCGTCAAACTGGTGGACCGAGTGCAGGTCCAACCGAATAG